One region of Salvelinus sp. IW2-2015 linkage group LG1, ASM291031v2, whole genome shotgun sequence genomic DNA includes:
- the LOC111957640 gene encoding voltage-dependent calcium channel gamma-1 subunit, whose protein sequence is MHKRTKVKITFFVILVGMASMFTAVVTDHWAVLSPRVEQVNATCEAAHFGLWRLCKKAIYISEADYNGKGCGPISLPGAENCTYFKHFTPGDESEIFEVKTQKEYNISAAAIAIFSLAFMILGTLCLLCSFKKGNDYILKPAGMFFAFAGLCAIISVEVMRQSVKRMIESEDTIWIDYSYAWSFACACAGFCLLFLSGIGLLLLSMPRMPQNPWESCMDAEHEVE, encoded by the exons ATGCACAAACGTACGAAGGTGAAGATCACGTTCTTTGTGATCCTGGTGGGTATGGCGTCCATGTTCACGGCGGTGGTGACGGACCATTGGGCCGTGCTGAGCCCGCGGGTGGAGCAGGTGAACGCGACGTGTGAAGCGGCCCACTTTGGCCTCTGGAGGCTGTGTAAGAAGGCCATCTACATCAGTGAGGCGGACTACAATGGAAAGGGTTGTGGCCCCATCAGCTTACCTGGAG CGGAGAACTGCACCTACTTCAAACACTTCACTCCAGGGGACGAGTCTGAGATTTTTGAAGTCAAAACACAGAAAG AGTACAATATCTCAGCAGCGGCCATCGCCATCTTCAGCCTGGCCTTTATGATCCTGGGCACCTTGTGTCTCCTGTGCTCCTTCAAGAAGGGGAATGACTACATCCTCAAACCTGCCGGAATGTTCTTCGCTTTTGCAG GCCTGTGCGCCATCATCTCAGTGGAGGTGATGCGTCAGTCGGTAAAGCGGATGATCGAGAGCGAGGACACCATCTGGATAGACTACTCCTACGCCTGGTCCTTCGCCTGTGCCTGCGCTGGcttctgcctcctcttcctcagtggCATcggcctcctcctgctctccatgCCCCGCATGCCCCAAAACCCCTGGGAGTCCTGCATGGACGCTGAACACGAAGTGGagtaa